A region from the Halomarina litorea genome encodes:
- a CDS encoding NADH-ubiquinone oxidoreductase-F iron-sulfur binding region domain-containing protein: MTHDPPTPPTVRVSGGETARTRAVLSAAREAATDATVLSTGPTGLAALTPLVALTDEAWTAYLADPTPEATADAVASLESGDRPADAHAVVPHEDPPTVLPAPDEGPLSVGRRRVLARCGWTDPTAPTTEASADADPDETLARASDLGLLGRGRGDASTDRPVATDWETAHETDGESVVVVNAAEADPHADADRTLLAGVPGEVLDGALAVAGAVGAEECVVAVNEAHETATRRVEDAVAALDVDGRVQVVSTPDEYTVGEPTMTLESLEGADRIEARRSPPGPATYGLHGQPTVVHTPRTLAQVREALLRPESFDADDADPGTRLVTVAGDVAAPATVELPTSGSLDTALDAVDPTGRPRAYCVGGRFGGLTRSLDVLPSAPALAGARFGTNGVVELLDDTRCVVAFAGRRSRFAQETNCGRCGPCREGSKQLTELLRDVYDGDYQTDMLRELTRVMRRTSLCGFGRDASRPVTTGMDEFDGEFRAHAEGRCPSGACGSGANHDREATIRRGEEA; the protein is encoded by the coding sequence ATGACACACGATCCTCCGACCCCACCGACGGTCCGCGTCTCGGGCGGCGAGACGGCGCGGACGCGGGCGGTCCTGAGCGCGGCGCGGGAGGCGGCCACCGACGCGACGGTCCTGTCGACCGGCCCAACGGGCCTCGCGGCGCTCACGCCGCTGGTCGCGCTGACGGACGAGGCGTGGACGGCCTACCTCGCCGACCCGACGCCGGAGGCGACGGCAGACGCCGTCGCTTCCCTCGAATCGGGCGACCGGCCGGCCGACGCCCATGCCGTCGTCCCGCACGAGGACCCGCCGACCGTACTCCCGGCCCCCGACGAGGGACCGCTCTCGGTCGGACGGCGGCGCGTCCTCGCGCGCTGTGGCTGGACCGACCCGACCGCCCCGACGACCGAGGCGAGCGCCGATGCCGACCCCGACGAGACGCTCGCGCGGGCGAGCGACCTCGGCCTCCTCGGACGGGGACGCGGCGACGCCAGCACGGACCGCCCCGTCGCGACCGACTGGGAGACCGCCCACGAGACGGACGGTGAGAGCGTCGTCGTCGTCAACGCCGCCGAGGCCGACCCGCACGCCGACGCCGACCGGACGCTCCTCGCGGGCGTCCCCGGCGAGGTGCTCGACGGTGCGCTCGCCGTCGCGGGCGCGGTCGGTGCCGAGGAGTGCGTCGTCGCGGTCAACGAGGCCCACGAGACGGCAACTCGCCGCGTCGAGGACGCCGTCGCCGCACTCGACGTCGACGGTCGGGTGCAGGTCGTCTCCACGCCCGACGAGTACACGGTCGGCGAACCGACGATGACCCTCGAGTCGCTGGAGGGGGCAGACCGCATCGAGGCGCGTCGCTCCCCGCCCGGCCCTGCCACGTACGGCCTCCACGGGCAGCCCACCGTGGTCCACACGCCCCGGACGCTCGCGCAGGTGCGCGAGGCCCTCCTGCGCCCCGAGTCGTTCGACGCGGACGACGCCGACCCCGGCACGCGCCTCGTGACGGTGGCGGGCGACGTTGCCGCCCCCGCGACGGTCGAACTCCCGACGAGCGGGTCGCTCGACACCGCACTCGACGCCGTTGACCCGACCGGCCGGCCGAGAGCCTACTGCGTCGGCGGCCGGTTCGGCGGCCTCACCCGCTCGCTGGACGTGCTCCCCTCGGCCCCCGCGCTGGCGGGTGCGCGCTTCGGGACGAACGGCGTCGTGGAACTGCTCGACGACACGCGGTGCGTGGTGGCGTTCGCGGGCCGGCGCTCCCGGTTCGCACAGGAGACGAACTGCGGGCGCTGCGGTCCCTGCCGCGAGGGGTCGAAACAGCTGACCGAACTCCTCCGGGACGTGTACGACGGCGACTACCAGACCGACATGTTACGAGAACTGACACGCGTGATGCGCCGGACCAGCCTCTGTGGCTTCGGGCGCGACGCGTCCCGACCGGTGACGACCGGGATGGACGAGTTCGACGGCGAGTTCCGCGCCCACGCCGAGGGGCGCTGTCCCAGCGGTGCCTGCGGGTCCGGGGCCAATCACGACCGCGAGGCGACCATCCGCCGGGGTGAGGAGGCGTGA
- a CDS encoding TorD/DmsD family molecular chaperone — protein MDDQVYAGRIDLLEFLSALLDGPPDERFVQGLFAGEVAGPAPSVNESLDRGFDLLATFHDDEAGSDPSAVAERVGAEYASLFESGAVSTRESAYREPDADADRELAAAYAAADWSAPDGHRDALGTELAFLRHLVARQRAGHAAALEQERAFVDEHLSRWVDPFARDLAEAADSTLYRGVAHLLRGVVEFEDALVTTQLLE, from the coding sequence ATGGACGACCAGGTGTACGCCGGCCGCATCGACCTGCTCGAGTTCCTCTCCGCCCTGCTCGACGGCCCGCCCGACGAACGGTTCGTCCAGGGGCTGTTCGCGGGGGAGGTCGCCGGTCCCGCGCCGAGCGTCAACGAGTCGCTCGACCGGGGGTTCGACCTGCTGGCGACGTTCCACGACGACGAGGCGGGTTCCGACCCGAGCGCCGTCGCGGAGCGCGTCGGCGCGGAGTACGCCAGCCTGTTCGAGTCGGGGGCGGTGTCGACGCGCGAGTCCGCCTACCGGGAGCCCGACGCCGATGCCGACCGCGAACTCGCGGCGGCCTACGCCGCTGCCGACTGGTCGGCCCCCGACGGCCACCGGGACGCTCTCGGGACGGAACTCGCCTTCCTGCGCCACCTCGTCGCCCGCCAGCGGGCGGGCCACGCGGCCGCCCTCGAACAGGAACGGGCGTTCGTCGACGAACACCTCTCGCGGTGGGTCGACCCGTTCGCCCGCGACCTCGCGGAGGCGGCCGACTCGACGCTCTACCGGGGCGTCGCACACCTCCTGCGGGGCGTCGTCGAGTTCGAGGACGCACTCGTGACGACACAGCTCCTCGAGTGA
- a CDS encoding zinc ribbon domain-containing protein translates to MSRLPCVACDEPIGPDVSNCPYCGQRQLTRGTAVSYITASLPVLVFGSAGLVQVFLPDVVASTVGLAGLVAAAAAVYVLASLTFWYAYQRRRAALGDRTADEGATD, encoded by the coding sequence ATGTCGCGGCTCCCCTGCGTCGCGTGCGACGAACCCATCGGTCCCGACGTGTCGAACTGCCCGTACTGCGGGCAGCGCCAGCTCACGCGGGGGACGGCGGTCAGTTACATCACCGCGTCGCTCCCCGTCCTCGTCTTCGGGTCGGCGGGGCTCGTGCAGGTGTTCCTCCCCGACGTCGTCGCGTCGACGGTCGGGCTGGCGGGACTGGTGGCCGCGGCCGCCGCCGTCTACGTCCTCGCGTCGCTCACCTTCTGGTACGCCTACCAGCGGCGGCGGGCGGCGCTCGGCGACCGCACGGCGGACGAGGGGGCGACCGACTGA
- a CDS encoding asparagine synthase-related protein: MFLPRDMVGLCGTIGRTESNALLSAQSIAYRGDELITGLHRQHVDAYSVEHQTRPGTSDRPGAAGDVEVLVWGDLYGHERDGRYVPRRESHPTATTAEYLASLYTRYGFGCLAGLNGEFAAAVYDAGTVSLVTDRLGSRAVFYATADDGSTVFSTAIQSLALDERLDLEFETDYLVEYLTYERAFGTKTPLAGVEKVPPGSVLTIHTATGATETERYWYPEYAPKNVPREYFVRELARRFRAAMADRMADRVDYGVMLSGGVDSRLLVGVGSPGVAYHLTGWESEETRTAREVARLAGWPFRPLWRDRDYQARALERTPFVSNYIGGFDEGHATGFLEQVRQEVDVMLSGHLSDTLFAANYLPRKSQSVPLPGFGSFDLPIPADVETIEEFIDQRELPAPPYLSEDVPIPREVLERNVVDTDDGIDHHGVHYRSVADAVLCDQYYPRSNAKPFFEYTTEQYLPLRKPFMDNRLVDLHLQIPRRYLVSGNLIGGAMRLLAPELGHVPDNNTGVDPRHPFLLHYVGKLWTHVRRTYLPTDTPPEPHLSNGPWPDNAALIRTHSFVEDALSSHEAIAEQMAELDVDGIYRTYREHLDGADRTQHLYSLLTFLAMPLTDHLVSASTVVEEELTSRP; this comes from the coding sequence ATGTTTCTACCGAGAGACATGGTCGGCCTCTGTGGTACTATCGGACGGACCGAATCGAATGCCCTCCTGAGCGCCCAATCAATCGCCTACCGAGGTGACGAACTCATCACGGGGCTGCACCGGCAGCATGTGGACGCCTACAGCGTTGAACACCAGACGCGGCCGGGGACCAGCGACCGACCCGGCGCCGCTGGTGATGTCGAGGTGTTGGTCTGGGGTGACCTATACGGCCACGAACGCGACGGGCGGTACGTCCCCCGTCGTGAGAGCCACCCGACAGCGACGACCGCCGAGTATCTCGCCTCGCTGTACACACGCTACGGGTTCGGCTGTCTCGCCGGGTTGAACGGCGAGTTCGCCGCTGCCGTCTACGACGCCGGAACCGTCTCACTGGTCACCGATCGCCTCGGGTCTCGGGCCGTCTTCTACGCGACGGCCGACGACGGTTCGACGGTGTTCTCGACCGCGATCCAGTCGCTCGCGCTTGACGAGCGCCTCGACCTCGAGTTCGAGACGGACTATCTCGTGGAGTACCTCACGTACGAACGCGCGTTCGGGACGAAGACACCACTGGCCGGCGTCGAGAAGGTACCGCCCGGGTCGGTCCTCACCATCCACACGGCGACCGGGGCGACCGAGACCGAGCGGTACTGGTATCCGGAGTACGCCCCCAAGAACGTCCCGCGGGAGTACTTCGTGCGGGAACTCGCACGACGCTTCCGGGCCGCGATGGCGGACCGAATGGCCGATCGTGTGGACTACGGCGTCATGTTGAGCGGCGGAGTCGACTCGCGACTGCTCGTCGGTGTCGGGTCGCCGGGCGTCGCCTACCACCTCACGGGGTGGGAGAGCGAGGAGACGAGGACCGCTCGCGAGGTGGCGCGCTTGGCCGGGTGGCCGTTCCGACCACTGTGGCGCGACCGGGACTACCAGGCACGTGCGCTCGAACGGACGCCGTTCGTCTCGAACTACATCGGTGGGTTCGACGAGGGACACGCGACCGGGTTCCTCGAACAGGTCAGACAGGAGGTCGACGTGATGCTCTCCGGACACCTCTCGGACACGCTGTTCGCGGCGAACTACCTCCCCCGCAAGTCCCAGTCGGTTCCGCTCCCGGGCTTCGGCTCGTTCGACCTCCCGATTCCCGCCGACGTCGAGACTATCGAGGAGTTCATCGACCAGCGGGAACTGCCCGCTCCCCCGTACCTCAGCGAGGACGTCCCCATCCCGCGAGAGGTACTCGAACGAAACGTCGTCGACACCGACGACGGCATCGACCACCACGGCGTCCACTATCGGTCGGTCGCCGACGCCGTCCTCTGTGATCAGTACTACCCACGCTCGAACGCGAAACCGTTCTTCGAGTACACGACCGAACAGTACCTTCCTCTCCGAAAGCCGTTCATGGACAACCGGCTCGTCGACCTCCACCTGCAGATTCCCCGCCGGTACCTCGTCTCGGGGAACCTCATCGGGGGCGCGATGCGCCTACTAGCGCCCGAACTCGGCCACGTGCCCGACAACAACACGGGGGTCGATCCGCGTCATCCCTTCCTGCTCCACTACGTGGGGAAGCTGTGGACACACGTCCGGCGGACGTACCTCCCGACCGACACACCGCCGGAGCCACACCTCTCGAACGGGCCGTGGCCCGACAACGCGGCCCTCATCCGGACGCACAGTTTCGTCGAGGACGCGCTGTCGTCCCACGAGGCGATCGCCGAGCAGATGGCCGAACTCGACGTCGACGGCATCTACCGAACGTACCGGGAACACCTCGATGGAGCGGACCGCACACAGCACCTCTACTCCCTCCTGACGTTCCTCGCCATGCCCCTGACCGACCACCTCGTCAGCGCCAGCACCGTCGTCGAAGAGGAGCTGACCAGCAGACCGTGA
- a CDS encoding lipopolysaccharide biosynthesis protein: MIGVVRRLLARLTPDGDVGERTVKSGIWVGAINVSDRVLQLLMVIVLARLLGPAAFGLMGVALLALSALQRFSQIGFEDALVQRIEDDVDHMLDTAWTIQVVRGLAIAAVAILAAPLLGTLFDEPAAVDLVRVVALAPAILAFRNPGMVYLRKDLAFHRQFVYTASGTLTRVTVSIGWALVSPTVWALVAGFIASNAVMLVVSYVIHDYRPRPGFDRGHASDLFGYGKWILGSGVVNFLYSEGDDAFVGVFLGVASLGLYQVAYRVSNAPATEVAQLVSRVMFPAYSKVQDDIERLRRGFLTTVQLTTFVSIPFGVGLIAVTPQFVAVFGEQWEPMVRPLQVLTLYGILRSCRSPTTPLFKSVGRPDLLAKLQTGKLLLLAACIYPAADQAGLTGVALVVVGTEVLALPAAHVLALRLTGARARSIISLLGFPVLGSAMMGATVVSLASALPTTNPLVELAVLVPTGVVVYVAAMLLVDRGSGYGVGGLLRRVVASM, from the coding sequence GTGATTGGGGTCGTCAGGCGGTTGCTCGCCCGACTCACCCCCGATGGTGACGTTGGCGAACGGACCGTCAAGAGCGGCATCTGGGTCGGCGCGATCAACGTCTCCGACCGTGTGCTCCAGTTGCTGATGGTTATCGTACTGGCGCGACTGCTCGGGCCCGCCGCCTTCGGGCTGATGGGCGTCGCCCTGCTCGCGCTCTCGGCGCTCCAGCGGTTCTCCCAGATCGGCTTCGAGGATGCCCTCGTCCAGCGAATCGAAGACGACGTCGACCACATGCTCGACACGGCGTGGACGATACAGGTTGTCCGGGGACTGGCTATCGCGGCCGTCGCCATCCTCGCCGCGCCTCTCCTCGGCACCCTCTTCGACGAGCCGGCGGCGGTCGACCTCGTCCGCGTCGTCGCGCTCGCACCCGCTATCCTCGCGTTCCGGAACCCCGGAATGGTGTACCTGCGGAAGGACCTCGCCTTCCACCGCCAGTTCGTCTACACTGCCTCGGGGACGCTCACGCGTGTCACCGTCTCCATCGGGTGGGCGCTCGTCTCGCCGACGGTGTGGGCGCTCGTCGCGGGGTTCATCGCTTCGAACGCCGTCATGCTGGTCGTCTCCTACGTCATCCACGACTACCGACCCCGACCGGGATTCGACCGCGGCCACGCCAGCGACCTGTTCGGCTACGGGAAGTGGATACTCGGCTCGGGCGTCGTCAACTTCCTCTACAGCGAGGGTGACGACGCCTTCGTCGGTGTGTTCCTCGGCGTCGCGTCGCTCGGCCTCTACCAGGTCGCGTATCGCGTCTCGAACGCCCCCGCGACCGAGGTGGCACAGCTCGTCTCCCGGGTGATGTTCCCCGCCTACTCGAAGGTACAGGACGACATCGAGCGACTTCGACGGGGGTTCCTCACGACGGTCCAGCTGACGACGTTCGTCTCCATTCCGTTCGGGGTCGGTCTCATCGCGGTCACCCCACAGTTCGTCGCCGTCTTCGGCGAACAGTGGGAGCCGATGGTCCGTCCGCTGCAGGTGCTGACGCTCTACGGGATTCTCCGGTCGTGTCGTTCTCCGACCACGCCTCTGTTCAAGTCCGTGGGGCGGCCGGACCTGCTCGCGAAGCTCCAGACCGGCAAGCTCCTCCTACTCGCCGCGTGTATCTACCCCGCGGCCGACCAGGCGGGGCTGACCGGTGTCGCGCTCGTCGTCGTCGGTACGGAGGTGCTCGCGCTTCCCGCCGCCCACGTCCTCGCCCTTCGGCTCACGGGTGCGCGTGCGCGCAGCATCATCAGCCTGCTGGGCTTCCCAGTTCTCGGGAGCGCGATGATGGGAGCGACGGTTGTCTCGCTCGCGTCCGCGCTCCCGACGACGAACCCCCTGGTGGAACTCGCCGTGTTGGTCCCGACGGGAGTCGTCGTCTACGTCGCCGCGATGCTGCTCGTCGACAGGGGCTCGGGGTACGGTGTCGGGGGACTCCTGCGGCGGGTCGTCGCCTCGATGTGA
- a CDS encoding FkbM family methyltransferase has protein sequence MTLTRRFRSVTRAPARVPTAVGLVARKFYRLLSAGRFAQAAGYASEFVGGENRYWRRYADRTDGRYVVAPVHDYRMWLDTADPGISRTLLAFGIHEYASSRAFRRELERLAGETDRPVALEIGANIGYFSLLEAAALGPSAHVYAVEPTPENADLLERNLRLNGFEDRTTVARCAVGDVTGPATLYLSDLSNQHSVRPEGGDGRAHEGGSVSVEMLSAADLLGRFGLAPEEVNVVRMDLEGYETVVLDQLRPVLESAGPTVVYVELHPLNLSDEELRAVVSLFRDNGFEPASTVVHETAAGLNDWKSWHGHRLNLPDMDAVEAYLLRAGHAVELIARK, from the coding sequence ATGACTCTCACCAGGCGATTCCGGTCGGTCACGAGGGCACCCGCTCGGGTTCCCACTGCTGTCGGACTGGTTGCGCGCAAGTTCTATCGGCTCCTCTCGGCCGGCCGCTTCGCTCAGGCCGCCGGATACGCGAGCGAGTTCGTCGGCGGCGAGAACCGCTACTGGCGGCGGTACGCCGACCGGACCGACGGGCGATACGTCGTCGCCCCCGTTCACGACTACCGGATGTGGCTCGACACCGCCGACCCCGGCATCTCGCGGACGCTACTCGCGTTCGGGATCCACGAGTACGCCTCCTCGCGGGCGTTCCGCCGCGAACTCGAACGGCTGGCGGGGGAGACCGACCGGCCTGTCGCCCTCGAGATCGGTGCGAACATCGGCTACTTCAGCCTTCTGGAGGCGGCGGCGCTCGGTCCGTCGGCCCACGTCTACGCCGTCGAGCCGACCCCCGAGAACGCGGACCTCCTCGAACGGAACCTCCGGCTGAACGGCTTCGAGGACCGGACGACGGTTGCCCGCTGTGCCGTCGGCGACGTCACCGGTCCGGCGACGCTCTACCTCAGCGACCTCTCGAACCAACACTCGGTCCGACCGGAAGGGGGCGACGGTCGCGCTCACGAAGGGGGGTCGGTGTCGGTCGAGATGCTGAGCGCCGCCGATCTCCTCGGCCGCTTCGGCCTCGCACCCGAGGAGGTGAACGTCGTCCGCATGGACCTGGAGGGATACGAAACCGTCGTCCTCGACCAGCTTCGCCCGGTGCTCGAATCGGCCGGTCCGACCGTGGTGTACGTCGAGCTCCACCCCCTGAACCTCAGCGACGAGGAACTGCGTGCCGTCGTCTCCCTGTTCCGCGACAACGGCTTCGAGCCCGCGTCGACGGTCGTCCACGAGACGGCCGCGGGGCTCAACGACTGGAAGAGCTGGCACGGCCACCGCCTCAACCTTCCCGACATGGATGCCGTCGAGGCGTACCTCCTCCGGGCGGGCCACGCCGTCGAACTCATCGCGCGGAAGTAG
- a CDS encoding ComEC/Rec2 family competence protein: MLAGIAVGSGGAPVGSGDPGTVAVHFIHTGAGTSVLVVGPTGETLLYDTAAHGGEDQVLAYLREHDVGTVDHLVASHAHGDHIAGHPRVIEGGVGTAYDSGIDRGTPAYRAYLDALSAHDVPREQLRAGDSIPLDGVEVTVLSPPDRALDPESTNVYNENSLVLRIEFGETSVLLTGDAGEAAERYLVKKHADAVDATVLQVSKEGSRDGTTGAFLDVVDPAAVVVGGTQGDPDRPHESVLDRFDERDVPTYWNAVHGDTVVRTDGEQVTVATQTDAPTDPGDLRAAAPISPDVDRDPAITSTVLDGDGQGDAPIETAVETPPPTQTPTQTTTPMPTEAPTPTETVVPTGTAIPTETATPTETATEPSPEGSRSTVTVSAGSPSPPTGPRFGVPANVPLVGVVVVGLVAVLFAARR; encoded by the coding sequence TTGCTCGCGGGTATCGCCGTCGGGTCGGGCGGTGCGCCGGTAGGCTCCGGTGACCCGGGAACGGTCGCCGTCCACTTCATCCACACCGGCGCCGGTACCTCGGTGCTCGTCGTCGGGCCGACCGGCGAGACGCTCCTCTACGACACCGCAGCCCACGGCGGGGAGGACCAGGTGCTCGCGTACCTGCGGGAACACGACGTCGGGACGGTCGACCACCTAGTCGCCAGCCACGCCCACGGCGACCACATCGCGGGCCACCCACGGGTCATCGAGGGTGGGGTCGGGACGGCCTACGATTCGGGCATCGACCGCGGGACGCCCGCCTACAGGGCGTATCTCGACGCGCTGTCGGCTCACGACGTCCCTCGCGAGCAGCTCCGAGCGGGCGATTCCATCCCGCTCGACGGCGTCGAGGTAACGGTACTCTCGCCACCGGACCGGGCCCTCGACCCAGAGAGCACCAACGTATACAACGAGAACAGCCTCGTCCTCCGGATCGAGTTCGGCGAGACGAGCGTCCTGTTGACGGGTGATGCGGGCGAGGCCGCCGAACGGTACCTCGTCAAGAAGCACGCGGACGCCGTCGACGCCACCGTCCTGCAGGTCAGCAAGGAGGGGAGCCGCGACGGGACGACAGGGGCATTCCTCGACGTCGTCGACCCGGCGGCGGTCGTCGTCGGCGGCACCCAGGGCGATCCGGACCGGCCGCACGAGTCCGTACTCGACCGATTCGACGAGCGTGACGTCCCGACATACTGGAATGCGGTCCATGGGGACACGGTCGTCCGCACCGACGGCGAGCAGGTGACAGTGGCGACACAGACGGATGCGCCGACCGACCCCGGCGACCTCCGGGCGGCCGCACCGATATCACCCGACGTCGACCGCGACCCGGCGATCACCAGCACCGTCTTAGACGGCGACGGACAGGGTGACGCTCCGATCGAAACCGCCGTAGAGACTCCGCCGCCGACGCAGACACCGACCCAGACGACGACTCCGATGCCTACCGAGGCGCCGACACCCACTGAAACGGTGGTTCCAACCGGGACGGCGATTCCCACCGAAACGGCAACACCCACCGAGACGGCGACGGAACCCTCGCCGGAGGGGTCGAGGTCGACCGTGACAGTGTCGGCAGGCTCGCCAAGCCCGCCGACGGGGCCGCGGTTTGGCGTGCCGGCCAACGTGCCCCTGGTGGGCGTCGTTGTCGTCGGGTTGGTCGCGGTCTTGTTCGCCGCCCGACGATGA
- a CDS encoding LUD domain-containing protein — protein MSADRDTKAAHIRHLLATEGPAVSRGTRGFNEGRYESVAKLEDYEALKEEARGIKEDAIDRLPDLIEELREAVESRGGHLYIADDAADANEYVAEVCESKSADRLVKSKSMTSEEIEVNDYLQERGVDVVETDLGEWVLQVADEAPSHIVAPAIHKSREGIADLFNHQFDPEEPLETAEELTMFARERLGDLITDADVGMTGANFVTADSGSIALVTSEGNARKSALVPDTHVAVAGVEKVIPAVEDLQPFVELIGRSGTGQDITSYVSLFTPPTPSPVVAFDDPDSPLDPESAEDREFHLVLIDNGRMAMREDEQLKETLYCIRCGACSNVCANFQSVGGHAFGGETYSGGIATGWEAGIEGLDTAAEFNDLCTGCSRCTEACPVGIDIPWINTVVRDRVNRGEDAEFDWLVEGLTPDEEPGGMSLQKRFFGNFDTIAKVGSATAPISNLLADARPARWLMERTLGVDRRRDLPEFQRETLVDWFAAREEPPAPSRDDADDSRREAVVYADTYTNHVHVERGKAAVRALEALGVDVVVPEVPDSGRPPLSQGMIATAKRSAERVTETLGPHVEAGRDVVVVEPSDLAMFRGEYEKLLPDDEFEALADNSYEVLEYVYGLLDNGADGSRLRDARGEELAYHSHCQQRTLGLEPYTVAVLEGLGYDVVTSETECCGMAGSFGYKEEYYELSVDVGERLRGQFTTPDTRDRAVVASGTSCCDQLADLLTRPVRHPVELLV, from the coding sequence ATGAGCGCCGACCGCGACACGAAGGCGGCCCACATCCGCCACCTGCTGGCGACGGAGGGGCCGGCCGTCTCCCGCGGGACGCGGGGGTTCAACGAGGGGCGCTACGAGTCCGTCGCGAAACTGGAGGACTACGAGGCGCTGAAGGAGGAGGCCCGCGGCATCAAGGAGGACGCCATCGACCGCCTGCCGGACCTCATCGAGGAACTGCGCGAGGCCGTCGAATCGCGCGGGGGGCACCTCTACATCGCCGACGACGCCGCGGACGCAAACGAGTACGTCGCGGAGGTCTGCGAGTCGAAGTCCGCCGACCGCCTCGTGAAGTCCAAGTCGATGACCAGCGAGGAGATCGAGGTCAACGACTACCTGCAGGAACGCGGCGTGGACGTCGTCGAAACCGACCTCGGGGAGTGGGTCCTGCAGGTGGCCGACGAGGCTCCCTCCCACATCGTCGCGCCCGCCATCCACAAGTCCCGCGAGGGCATCGCCGACCTGTTCAACCACCAGTTCGACCCCGAGGAACCGCTGGAGACGGCCGAGGAACTGACGATGTTCGCCCGCGAGCGACTGGGCGACCTCATCACCGACGCGGACGTGGGGATGACGGGCGCGAATTTCGTCACCGCCGACTCGGGGTCCATCGCGCTGGTGACGAGCGAGGGCAACGCCCGGAAGAGCGCGCTCGTCCCCGACACGCACGTCGCCGTCGCGGGCGTCGAGAAGGTGATTCCGGCCGTCGAGGACCTCCAGCCGTTCGTCGAACTCATCGGGCGCTCGGGGACGGGACAGGACATCACCTCCTACGTCTCGCTGTTCACGCCGCCGACGCCCTCGCCCGTCGTGGCGTTCGACGACCCCGACTCCCCGCTCGACCCCGAGAGCGCCGAGGACCGGGAGTTCCACCTCGTGCTCATCGACAACGGGCGGATGGCGATGCGCGAGGACGAGCAGTTGAAAGAGACGCTGTACTGCATCCGGTGTGGCGCGTGTTCGAACGTCTGTGCCAACTTCCAGAGCGTCGGCGGCCACGCCTTCGGCGGCGAGACGTACTCGGGGGGCATCGCCACCGGGTGGGAGGCCGGCATCGAGGGTCTCGACACCGCCGCCGAGTTCAACGACCTCTGTACCGGCTGTTCGCGCTGCACCGAAGCCTGTCCGGTCGGCATCGACATCCCGTGGATAAACACGGTCGTCCGCGACCGGGTCAACCGCGGCGAGGACGCGGAGTTCGACTGGCTGGTCGAGGGATTGACCCCCGACGAGGAACCCGGCGGGATGAGCCTCCAGAAGCGCTTCTTCGGCAACTTCGACACGATAGCGAAGGTCGGGAGCGCGACGGCCCCCATCTCGAACCTGCTCGCGGACGCCCGCCCGGCGCGCTGGCTCATGGAGCGGACCCTCGGCGTGGACCGCCGCCGGGACCTCCCCGAGTTCCAGCGCGAGACGCTCGTCGACTGGTTCGCCGCCCGCGAGGAACCGCCCGCCCCGAGTCGGGACGACGCGGACGACTCCCGGCGCGAGGCAGTAGTGTACGCCGACACCTACACCAACCACGTCCACGTCGAACGCGGGAAGGCGGCCGTGCGCGCCCTCGAAGCCCTCGGCGTCGACGTGGTCGTCCCCGAGGTGCCCGACAGCGGCCGCCCGCCGCTCTCGCAGGGGATGATCGCCACCGCGAAGCGGAGCGCAGAGCGCGTGACGGAGACGCTCGGACCGCACGTCGAGGCGGGCCGGGACGTGGTGGTCGTCGAACCGAGCGACCTCGCGATGTTCCGCGGCGAGTACGAGAAGCTCCTGCCGGACGACGAGTTCGAGGCGCTGGCCGACAACAGCTACGAGGTGCTGGAGTACGTCTACGGCCTCCTCGACAACGGGGCCGACGGGTCGCGACTGCGCGACGCTCGCGGCGAGGAACTCGCGTACCACAGCCACTGCCAGCAGCGCACACTCGGCCTCGAACCGTACACCGTCGCCGTCCTCGAGGGACTGGGGTACGACGTGGTCACCTCCGAGACGGAGTGCTGCGGGATGGCCGGGAGCTTCGGCTACAAGGAGGAGTACTACGAACTCAGCGTCGACGTGGGCGAACGCCTGCGCGGACAGTTCACCACGCCCGACACCCGCGACCGGGCCGTCGTTGCCAGCGGTACCTCCTGCTGTGACCAGCTAGCGGACCTGCTGACCCGACCGGTCCGCCACCCGGTCGAACTGCTGGTCTGA